In Carassius auratus strain Wakin chromosome 39, ASM336829v1, whole genome shotgun sequence, a genomic segment contains:
- the LOC113057832 gene encoding protein FAM13B-like isoform X2: MRKSLNTSLSDSLGTARVFGIPLEEVQHSGQPGHEVPLLVRSIVEYIEEHGGLHLGLFLVNGNAERVEWLKQRYNSGVEVNLEKEADLASAVSLLRLFLQELPEPIIPAGLQAQIMQIYQDYSSEEELGRNMKYFLLQLPQVNYSLLRFLCQFLSGVASLQEESWSVGALAAVFGPDIFHLETDVEDLRELVRRILAELLENQEEFFDSEDEDTSNTNDYSSINDQITELLEEEKLEACEELPRDGEDGPSSLSPKHAHVDPSSSSHISSISILPGSAAIIQRSIRAAVEQHLLDLQTSIDKELGSYECQALDSKPLQGNSPPQKTPRSEEHEDVRSESETLSEVTEEGLPTENSEESQGSQLGSPVAEESSGMDLDTETRMDTEHLSTERLENYPDDEQMDQADVIPCEPGDCDLNANTESSEPARSILSDREQEDPVPVFMSWQEETESGEAQLSPLAGRMMPPPLEEDPQPLLARRFLEFGYSQRFLQQDHDASSSTKALPCGRPRRASLSSKDSLKGDPVSQQFTKKLQNLKKKIKQFEEQFEKERNYKPSHAEKAADPKVLKWMTDLTKIRKQLKGRQQHLLPKGSLRHQAVLQSYRRHSPSSSVPNTPHFTLSRPLNASRQAPHFYAKHKAESELTPQTRPRSNTLPKSFGSTLDQSAHEDAVESEARGHRPTREETLELILHCIQTKRAEDGWPEDVRKMTKEQLASEKTVLQKNLLYYEGIYGRPVTREERLIVKPLYDRYRLVKQMLTRVSITPITTSPSSKRRNQMLQPIIEGETAHFCGEIEEEEEEEGRGQQENTEMQTSEGSEIIMDPVAPPTQENILTSGKISFDLRLSSSNASSMPELLEQLWKARAEKKKLRRTIREFEDEFYQQNGRNAQKEDRVPMMDEYKEYKRIKAKLRLLEVLISKQDSSKSI, encoded by the exons ATGAGGAAGAGCCTCAATACTTCCCTCAGCGACTCCCTCGGCACGGCCAGAGTGTTCGGGATCCCCCTGGAGGAGGTGCAGCACAGCGGCCAACCGGGACATGAGGTCCCCCTTCTGGTCAGGAGCATCGTGGAGTACATCGAAGAGCACG GAGGGTTGCACCTGGGTCTGTTTCTAGTGAATGGGAACGCAGAGCGCGTGGAATGGCTCAAGCAGCGCTACAACAGTGGTGTAGAAGTGAACCTGGAGAAGGAGGCCGACCTGGCGTCAGCCGTCAGTCTGCTTCGCCTCTTCCTGCAGGAGCTCCCCGAGCCTATCATCCCTGCAGGCTTACAGGCTCAAATAATGCAGATCTATCAAG ACTACAGCAGTGAGGAAGAGCTGGGCAGAAACATGAAGTACTTCCTTCTACAGCTGCCGCAGGTCAATTACAGCTTGCTCCGCTTCCTGTGCCAGTTTCTGTCTGGTGTGGCGTCTCTTCAGGAGGAGAGCTGGAGCGTAGGAGCTCTCGCTGCTGTTTTCGGGCCAGACATTTTCCA TTTAGAGACAGATGTGGAGGATCTGAGAGAGTTGGTCAGACGTATTCTGGCAGAACTGCTGGAGAACCAGGAGGAGTTCTTTGACTCGGAGGATGAAGACACCTCCAACACCAATGACTACAGCTCCATTAACGACCAG ATCACTGAGCTCCTGGAGGAAGAGAAGTTGGAGGCTTGTGAGGAGCTCCCACGGGACGGAGAGGATGGTCCTTCCTCCCTGTCCCCTAAACATGCCCATGTCGACCCCTCCTCCAG TTCGCACATTTCTTCCATCAGCATTCTTCCAGGATCTGCTGC TATAATCCAGAGGAGCATCCGTGCTGCAGTGGAACAGCACTTGTTGGATTTACAGACGTCTATTGACAAGGAGCTCGGCAGCTATGAGTGTCAAGCGTTGGACTCCAAACCCCTTCAGGG AAACAGCCCTCCTCAGAAGACACCGCGGTCTGAGGAGCATGAAGATGTGCGGTCTGAATCTGAGACTCTCTCTGAGGTTACAGAGGAGGGCCTGCCAACAGAGAACAGCGAG GAATCTCAAGGCTCTCAGCTCGGCAGTCCCGTCGCGGAAGAAAGTTCTGGGATGGACCTTGACACGGAGACTCGCATGGACACTGAGCATCTCAGCACTGAAAG ACTGGAGAACTACCCAGACGACGAGCAGATGGACCAGGCTGATGTTATCCCCTGT GAGCCCGGAGACTGTGACCTGAACGCTAATACTGAGTCCTCAGAGCCAGCCAGAAGCATTCTCTCAGACAGAGAACAAGAAG ACCCTGTGCCGGTGTTCATGTCATGGCAAGAAGAGACCGAGTCAGGGGAGGCCCAATTGTCTCCGCTGGCTGGCCGTATGATGCCCCCACCTCTTGAAGAAGATCCTCAACCATTACTGGCCCGGCGGTTTCTGGAATTTGGCTACAGTCAGCGGTTCTTACAGCAGGACCACGATGCCTCATCCTCCACCAAAGCTTTGCCCTGTGGGAG GCCTCGCCGTGCTTCCCTCTCTTCCAAAGACAGTCTGAAGGGAGACCCCGTTTCCCAACAGTTCACCAAGAAACTCCAGAACCTCAAGAAGAAGATCAAGCAGTTTGAGGAACAGTTTGAAAAGGAGAGAAACTACAAG CCGTCTCACGCTGAAAAGGCCGCTGATCCGAAGGTGCTGAAGTGGATGACCGACCTGACCAAAATCCGCAAGCAGCTCAAag GACGACAGCAGCACCTCTTACCCAAAGGTTCCCTGAGGCACCAGGCCGTGCTTCAGTCATACCGACGCCACTCGCCCTCTTCCTCCGTCCCGAACACACCCCATTTTACTCTGTCACGCCCCCTCAATGCCTCTAGACAGGCGCCCCACTTCT ATGCCAAACACAAGGCTGAGAGTGAGCTGACTCCACAGACGCGTCCACGCAGTAACACTCTGCCCAAGAGCTTCGGATCCACGCTGGATCAGTCGGCTCACGAGGACGCTGTGGAGAGCGAGGCACGGGGTCACCGGCCCACAAGAGAAGAGACGCTGGAGCTCATTCTGCACTGCATCCAAACCAAGAGAGCCGAGGACGGCTGGCCAGAGGACGTCCGA AAAATGACAAAAGAGCAGCTTGCCAGTGAGAAGACAGTACTGCAGAAGAACCTTCTGTACTATGAAGGAATTTATGGACGCCCA GTGACCCGAGAGGAGCGCTTGATCGTGAAACCCTTGTATGACAGATATCGTCTGGTCAAGCAGATGCTCACCCGTGTCAGCATCACCCCTATCACA ACTTCTCCCTCCAGCAAACGACGCAATCAGATGCTACAGCCCATCATTGAGGGTGAAACTGCCCACTTCTGTGGTGAGAtcgaagaagaggaggaggaggagggcaggGGCCAGCAGGAAAACACAGAGATGCAGACTAGCGAGGGTTCGGAAATCATCATGGACCCAGTAGCTCCGCCCACTCAGGAGAACATCCTCACCTCTGGGAAGATCAGTTTTGATCTGCGTCTGTCCAGTTCGAACGCCTCCTCGAT GCCCGAGCTCCTGGAGCAGCTGTGGAAGGCCAGAGCAGAGAAGAAGAAACTGAGGAGGACCATCAGAGAGTTTGAAGATGAATTCTACCAACAGAATGGCAG GAATGCTCAGAAGGAAGACCGCGTGCCTATGATGGACGAATACAAGGAGTACAAGCGCATTAAAGCCAAACTGCGGCTTCTGGAGGTCCTCATCAGCAAGCAGGATTCATCCAAGTCCATCTAA
- the LOC113057832 gene encoding protein FAM13B-like isoform X1: MRKSLNTSLSDSLGTARVFGIPLEEVQHSGQPGHEVPLLVRSIVEYIEEHGGLHLGLFLVNGNAERVEWLKQRYNSGVEVNLEKEADLASAVSLLRLFLQELPEPIIPAGLQAQIMQIYQDYSSEEELGRNMKYFLLQLPQVNYSLLRFLCQFLSGVASLQEESWSVGALAAVFGPDIFHLETDVEDLRELVRRILAELLENQEEFFDSEDEDTSNTNDYSSINDQITELLEEEKLEACEELPRDGEDGPSSLSPKHAHVDPSSSSHISSISILPGSAAIIQRSIRAAVEQHLLDLQTSIDKELGSYECQALDSKPLQGNSPPQKTPRSEEHEDVRSESETLSEVTEEGLPTENSEESQGSQLGSPVAEESSGMDLDTETRMDTEHLSTERLENYPDDEQMDQADVIPCEPGDCDLNANTESSEPARSILSDREQEDPVPVFMSWQEETESGEAQLSPLAGRMMPPPLEEDPQPLLARRFLEFGYSQRFLQQDHDASSSTKALPCGRPRRASLSSKDSLKGDPVSQQFTKKLQNLKKKIKQFEEQFEKERNYKPSHAEKAADPKVLKWMTDLTKIRKQLKAGRQQHLLPKGSLRHQAVLQSYRRHSPSSSVPNTPHFTLSRPLNASRQAPHFYAKHKAESELTPQTRPRSNTLPKSFGSTLDQSAHEDAVESEARGHRPTREETLELILHCIQTKRAEDGWPEDVRKMTKEQLASEKTVLQKNLLYYEGIYGRPVTREERLIVKPLYDRYRLVKQMLTRVSITPITTSPSSKRRNQMLQPIIEGETAHFCGEIEEEEEEEGRGQQENTEMQTSEGSEIIMDPVAPPTQENILTSGKISFDLRLSSSNASSMPELLEQLWKARAEKKKLRRTIREFEDEFYQQNGRNAQKEDRVPMMDEYKEYKRIKAKLRLLEVLISKQDSSKSI, translated from the exons ATGAGGAAGAGCCTCAATACTTCCCTCAGCGACTCCCTCGGCACGGCCAGAGTGTTCGGGATCCCCCTGGAGGAGGTGCAGCACAGCGGCCAACCGGGACATGAGGTCCCCCTTCTGGTCAGGAGCATCGTGGAGTACATCGAAGAGCACG GAGGGTTGCACCTGGGTCTGTTTCTAGTGAATGGGAACGCAGAGCGCGTGGAATGGCTCAAGCAGCGCTACAACAGTGGTGTAGAAGTGAACCTGGAGAAGGAGGCCGACCTGGCGTCAGCCGTCAGTCTGCTTCGCCTCTTCCTGCAGGAGCTCCCCGAGCCTATCATCCCTGCAGGCTTACAGGCTCAAATAATGCAGATCTATCAAG ACTACAGCAGTGAGGAAGAGCTGGGCAGAAACATGAAGTACTTCCTTCTACAGCTGCCGCAGGTCAATTACAGCTTGCTCCGCTTCCTGTGCCAGTTTCTGTCTGGTGTGGCGTCTCTTCAGGAGGAGAGCTGGAGCGTAGGAGCTCTCGCTGCTGTTTTCGGGCCAGACATTTTCCA TTTAGAGACAGATGTGGAGGATCTGAGAGAGTTGGTCAGACGTATTCTGGCAGAACTGCTGGAGAACCAGGAGGAGTTCTTTGACTCGGAGGATGAAGACACCTCCAACACCAATGACTACAGCTCCATTAACGACCAG ATCACTGAGCTCCTGGAGGAAGAGAAGTTGGAGGCTTGTGAGGAGCTCCCACGGGACGGAGAGGATGGTCCTTCCTCCCTGTCCCCTAAACATGCCCATGTCGACCCCTCCTCCAG TTCGCACATTTCTTCCATCAGCATTCTTCCAGGATCTGCTGC TATAATCCAGAGGAGCATCCGTGCTGCAGTGGAACAGCACTTGTTGGATTTACAGACGTCTATTGACAAGGAGCTCGGCAGCTATGAGTGTCAAGCGTTGGACTCCAAACCCCTTCAGGG AAACAGCCCTCCTCAGAAGACACCGCGGTCTGAGGAGCATGAAGATGTGCGGTCTGAATCTGAGACTCTCTCTGAGGTTACAGAGGAGGGCCTGCCAACAGAGAACAGCGAG GAATCTCAAGGCTCTCAGCTCGGCAGTCCCGTCGCGGAAGAAAGTTCTGGGATGGACCTTGACACGGAGACTCGCATGGACACTGAGCATCTCAGCACTGAAAG ACTGGAGAACTACCCAGACGACGAGCAGATGGACCAGGCTGATGTTATCCCCTGT GAGCCCGGAGACTGTGACCTGAACGCTAATACTGAGTCCTCAGAGCCAGCCAGAAGCATTCTCTCAGACAGAGAACAAGAAG ACCCTGTGCCGGTGTTCATGTCATGGCAAGAAGAGACCGAGTCAGGGGAGGCCCAATTGTCTCCGCTGGCTGGCCGTATGATGCCCCCACCTCTTGAAGAAGATCCTCAACCATTACTGGCCCGGCGGTTTCTGGAATTTGGCTACAGTCAGCGGTTCTTACAGCAGGACCACGATGCCTCATCCTCCACCAAAGCTTTGCCCTGTGGGAG GCCTCGCCGTGCTTCCCTCTCTTCCAAAGACAGTCTGAAGGGAGACCCCGTTTCCCAACAGTTCACCAAGAAACTCCAGAACCTCAAGAAGAAGATCAAGCAGTTTGAGGAACAGTTTGAAAAGGAGAGAAACTACAAG CCGTCTCACGCTGAAAAGGCCGCTGATCCGAAGGTGCTGAAGTGGATGACCGACCTGACCAAAATCCGCAAGCAGCTCAAag CAGGACGACAGCAGCACCTCTTACCCAAAGGTTCCCTGAGGCACCAGGCCGTGCTTCAGTCATACCGACGCCACTCGCCCTCTTCCTCCGTCCCGAACACACCCCATTTTACTCTGTCACGCCCCCTCAATGCCTCTAGACAGGCGCCCCACTTCT ATGCCAAACACAAGGCTGAGAGTGAGCTGACTCCACAGACGCGTCCACGCAGTAACACTCTGCCCAAGAGCTTCGGATCCACGCTGGATCAGTCGGCTCACGAGGACGCTGTGGAGAGCGAGGCACGGGGTCACCGGCCCACAAGAGAAGAGACGCTGGAGCTCATTCTGCACTGCATCCAAACCAAGAGAGCCGAGGACGGCTGGCCAGAGGACGTCCGA AAAATGACAAAAGAGCAGCTTGCCAGTGAGAAGACAGTACTGCAGAAGAACCTTCTGTACTATGAAGGAATTTATGGACGCCCA GTGACCCGAGAGGAGCGCTTGATCGTGAAACCCTTGTATGACAGATATCGTCTGGTCAAGCAGATGCTCACCCGTGTCAGCATCACCCCTATCACA ACTTCTCCCTCCAGCAAACGACGCAATCAGATGCTACAGCCCATCATTGAGGGTGAAACTGCCCACTTCTGTGGTGAGAtcgaagaagaggaggaggaggagggcaggGGCCAGCAGGAAAACACAGAGATGCAGACTAGCGAGGGTTCGGAAATCATCATGGACCCAGTAGCTCCGCCCACTCAGGAGAACATCCTCACCTCTGGGAAGATCAGTTTTGATCTGCGTCTGTCCAGTTCGAACGCCTCCTCGAT GCCCGAGCTCCTGGAGCAGCTGTGGAAGGCCAGAGCAGAGAAGAAGAAACTGAGGAGGACCATCAGAGAGTTTGAAGATGAATTCTACCAACAGAATGGCAG GAATGCTCAGAAGGAAGACCGCGTGCCTATGATGGACGAATACAAGGAGTACAAGCGCATTAAAGCCAAACTGCGGCTTCTGGAGGTCCTCATCAGCAAGCAGGATTCATCCAAGTCCATCTAA
- the LOC113057832 gene encoding protein FAM13B-like isoform X3 → MRKSLNTSLSDSLGTARVFGIPLEEVQHSGQPGHEVPLLVRSIVEYIEEHGGLHLGLFLVNGNAERVEWLKQRYNSGVEVNLEKEADLASAVSLLRLFLQELPEPIIPAGLQAQIMQIYQDYSSEEELGRNMKYFLLQLPQVNYSLLRFLCQFLSGVASLQEESWSVGALAAVFGPDIFHLETDVEDLRELVRRILAELLENQEEFFDSEDEDTSNTNDYSSINDQITELLEEEKLEACEELPRDGEDGPSSLSPKHAHVDPSSSSHISSISILPGSAAIIQRSIRAAVEQHLLDLQTSIDKELGSYECQALDSKPLQGNSPPQKTPRSEEHEDVRSESETLSEVTEEGLPTENSEESQGSQLGSPVAEESSGMDLDTETRMDTEHLSTERLENYPDDEQMDQADVIPCEPGDCDLNANTESSEPARSILSDREQEDPVPVFMSWQEETESGEAQLSPLAGRMMPPPLEEDPQPLLARRFLEFGYSQRFLQQDHDASSSTKALPCGRPRRASLSSKDSLKGDPVSQQFTKKLQNLKKKIKQFEEQFEKERNYKPSHAEKAADPKVLKWMTDLTKIRKQLKDAKHKAESELTPQTRPRSNTLPKSFGSTLDQSAHEDAVESEARGHRPTREETLELILHCIQTKRAEDGWPEDVRKMTKEQLASEKTVLQKNLLYYEGIYGRPVTREERLIVKPLYDRYRLVKQMLTRVSITPITTSPSSKRRNQMLQPIIEGETAHFCGEIEEEEEEEGRGQQENTEMQTSEGSEIIMDPVAPPTQENILTSGKISFDLRLSSSNASSMPELLEQLWKARAEKKKLRRTIREFEDEFYQQNGRNAQKEDRVPMMDEYKEYKRIKAKLRLLEVLISKQDSSKSI, encoded by the exons ATGAGGAAGAGCCTCAATACTTCCCTCAGCGACTCCCTCGGCACGGCCAGAGTGTTCGGGATCCCCCTGGAGGAGGTGCAGCACAGCGGCCAACCGGGACATGAGGTCCCCCTTCTGGTCAGGAGCATCGTGGAGTACATCGAAGAGCACG GAGGGTTGCACCTGGGTCTGTTTCTAGTGAATGGGAACGCAGAGCGCGTGGAATGGCTCAAGCAGCGCTACAACAGTGGTGTAGAAGTGAACCTGGAGAAGGAGGCCGACCTGGCGTCAGCCGTCAGTCTGCTTCGCCTCTTCCTGCAGGAGCTCCCCGAGCCTATCATCCCTGCAGGCTTACAGGCTCAAATAATGCAGATCTATCAAG ACTACAGCAGTGAGGAAGAGCTGGGCAGAAACATGAAGTACTTCCTTCTACAGCTGCCGCAGGTCAATTACAGCTTGCTCCGCTTCCTGTGCCAGTTTCTGTCTGGTGTGGCGTCTCTTCAGGAGGAGAGCTGGAGCGTAGGAGCTCTCGCTGCTGTTTTCGGGCCAGACATTTTCCA TTTAGAGACAGATGTGGAGGATCTGAGAGAGTTGGTCAGACGTATTCTGGCAGAACTGCTGGAGAACCAGGAGGAGTTCTTTGACTCGGAGGATGAAGACACCTCCAACACCAATGACTACAGCTCCATTAACGACCAG ATCACTGAGCTCCTGGAGGAAGAGAAGTTGGAGGCTTGTGAGGAGCTCCCACGGGACGGAGAGGATGGTCCTTCCTCCCTGTCCCCTAAACATGCCCATGTCGACCCCTCCTCCAG TTCGCACATTTCTTCCATCAGCATTCTTCCAGGATCTGCTGC TATAATCCAGAGGAGCATCCGTGCTGCAGTGGAACAGCACTTGTTGGATTTACAGACGTCTATTGACAAGGAGCTCGGCAGCTATGAGTGTCAAGCGTTGGACTCCAAACCCCTTCAGGG AAACAGCCCTCCTCAGAAGACACCGCGGTCTGAGGAGCATGAAGATGTGCGGTCTGAATCTGAGACTCTCTCTGAGGTTACAGAGGAGGGCCTGCCAACAGAGAACAGCGAG GAATCTCAAGGCTCTCAGCTCGGCAGTCCCGTCGCGGAAGAAAGTTCTGGGATGGACCTTGACACGGAGACTCGCATGGACACTGAGCATCTCAGCACTGAAAG ACTGGAGAACTACCCAGACGACGAGCAGATGGACCAGGCTGATGTTATCCCCTGT GAGCCCGGAGACTGTGACCTGAACGCTAATACTGAGTCCTCAGAGCCAGCCAGAAGCATTCTCTCAGACAGAGAACAAGAAG ACCCTGTGCCGGTGTTCATGTCATGGCAAGAAGAGACCGAGTCAGGGGAGGCCCAATTGTCTCCGCTGGCTGGCCGTATGATGCCCCCACCTCTTGAAGAAGATCCTCAACCATTACTGGCCCGGCGGTTTCTGGAATTTGGCTACAGTCAGCGGTTCTTACAGCAGGACCACGATGCCTCATCCTCCACCAAAGCTTTGCCCTGTGGGAG GCCTCGCCGTGCTTCCCTCTCTTCCAAAGACAGTCTGAAGGGAGACCCCGTTTCCCAACAGTTCACCAAGAAACTCCAGAACCTCAAGAAGAAGATCAAGCAGTTTGAGGAACAGTTTGAAAAGGAGAGAAACTACAAG CCGTCTCACGCTGAAAAGGCCGCTGATCCGAAGGTGCTGAAGTGGATGACCGACCTGACCAAAATCCGCAAGCAGCTCAAag ATGCCAAACACAAGGCTGAGAGTGAGCTGACTCCACAGACGCGTCCACGCAGTAACACTCTGCCCAAGAGCTTCGGATCCACGCTGGATCAGTCGGCTCACGAGGACGCTGTGGAGAGCGAGGCACGGGGTCACCGGCCCACAAGAGAAGAGACGCTGGAGCTCATTCTGCACTGCATCCAAACCAAGAGAGCCGAGGACGGCTGGCCAGAGGACGTCCGA AAAATGACAAAAGAGCAGCTTGCCAGTGAGAAGACAGTACTGCAGAAGAACCTTCTGTACTATGAAGGAATTTATGGACGCCCA GTGACCCGAGAGGAGCGCTTGATCGTGAAACCCTTGTATGACAGATATCGTCTGGTCAAGCAGATGCTCACCCGTGTCAGCATCACCCCTATCACA ACTTCTCCCTCCAGCAAACGACGCAATCAGATGCTACAGCCCATCATTGAGGGTGAAACTGCCCACTTCTGTGGTGAGAtcgaagaagaggaggaggaggagggcaggGGCCAGCAGGAAAACACAGAGATGCAGACTAGCGAGGGTTCGGAAATCATCATGGACCCAGTAGCTCCGCCCACTCAGGAGAACATCCTCACCTCTGGGAAGATCAGTTTTGATCTGCGTCTGTCCAGTTCGAACGCCTCCTCGAT GCCCGAGCTCCTGGAGCAGCTGTGGAAGGCCAGAGCAGAGAAGAAGAAACTGAGGAGGACCATCAGAGAGTTTGAAGATGAATTCTACCAACAGAATGGCAG GAATGCTCAGAAGGAAGACCGCGTGCCTATGATGGACGAATACAAGGAGTACAAGCGCATTAAAGCCAAACTGCGGCTTCTGGAGGTCCTCATCAGCAAGCAGGATTCATCCAAGTCCATCTAA